The sequence CCAGTACATCAAATaatcaaaagagaaaaaaaaaacacattaatgtGTGGTATAGTAGTTATAGTAAAGTAGTTATAGTAGTagttataacaaaaaaataaaattacaaaatccatagattaattattcaaatacattCTTTCAGAAAACAGATAGGGTGAATTTAATGCAATAGTAGTTTTAGTTTAAACCTATGAAACcatggagaaaaaaatattaattttttttataaatcatggGTAGCTCAAAAAGAATTAGTGACTGTACCTCATTATAGAGAAGCATGGGTGCATCTAAAGTCCCATTGCATGAGTGAAAGGTTGTGTTGCAGCAGCTTTGAGGAACTTCATATTTCCCACTGTGATTAAACCATGGTGTTTGCAACCAATCCGTGTAGTTCATGACACCACAACACTGCAACTATAACAGAAAATCATCACAATCTGATTTTGCCAAAAAAACAGTATTGCTAAAAATGTCTTGAATACCTCACTCTGGAGGCCATCCACTGCTTTGGTTTCAGGATCTTGACTGTTATTACTGTAGTTCTGAAACACATCTTTAAGGGGAGCCAACTCTGCATCAAGCTTGAAAAAAAAGAcatgtaaaatattgtaaaaacacTGTAGTGAAATACACTTGACATCTGTATAGCCAAATAATCTAAAACTCCAATTACCTTTCCCTGATAAAAGTATGCCAATGCAGCAGTGGTACCCACAACGCAAAACACAATAATGAGGAAATAAACAAACTGAAAGACAAGAAACATTCAAATCTTAAAAATCACAGTTCGTCCTTATAAAGAGTACAGCATTATACTTCACTGAATAAAAGGACACGCTTCTCCATCTTACCAGTCCGTGTCCACATGAAGGTTTTTTGCTGGACACCAGACAGCCAATGCTTCCAGTGATGAAGAGAACAGCTCCACTGATAACAGCCAGCAATGCAGGGAAAATTATATAAAGGTTGCTAAAAAATAGGCCGTAAACTCTGTATTTATGCAGCAAGAATGAACCACCAAGACCTGTAATGCCAGTCAGCTTGACAAAGAGAACAAAGGAGTTAAAAACAACAGGAAACACCGCATGGATTTCGCAATACCATCTTGTCATGTGCCGTACACATGATATAAGTCATTCTTATTGAAAAATACTTCTATTAACATACAGAAAATCATATTTTGTTGAATACACAAACcatataatcatttataatagAAATGTCTGGGTCTATTTGTAACTGCCTTTATATgtctaaatatgaatatttttgtcTGGCGAATAGTCCAAATTTAAGTGTTGTTTAACACAAATCAACAGCAGCACTTCATCATAGCTGACCTCTCCCTTTATGTAAGCTAAACTGATGGTGTTGCTTATTTGCATaccaaacaatacaaaatatgataCTGAACTTT is a genomic window of Danio aesculapii chromosome 2, fDanAes4.1, whole genome shotgun sequence containing:
- the tspan37 gene encoding tetraspanin 37 translates to MALNRGAIGFFLKITCLLLLLTGITGLGGSFLLHKYRVYGLFFSNLYIIFPALLAVISGAVLFITGSIGCLVSSKKPSCGHGLFVYFLIIVFCVVGTTAALAYFYQGKLDAELAPLKDVFQNYSNNSQDPETKAVDGLQSELQCCGVMNYTDWLQTPWFNHSGKYEVPQSCCNTTFHSCNGTLDAPMLLYNEACQIKLKELLLLVVHIIHITSLVVLVLLVLSWITVGQLMRYPVPQEYRILDQD